A segment of the Chloroflexota bacterium genome:
TCCAACATTAGGGTCATAACCACGCTGGACAGCAACAGTCCTTCGTCTGCTTCAGGAATCTCGCCTCGCTTCTCTACTACAAACTTGCCCTCCAAAAACGCCGGTTGCTTTTGCAGGCGCAAGACCGTCTGGCCACGCAGATCAACCAGATAGGCAGGGTTGATAAACATGCCCAAAAATGGAATATCACTGACAAAGGCGTCCAGCACCTTCATCCAGGGATTCTCTTCGTGAATCGAGCCAACTTCGTTGCCAGCCGCGTCCACAATGTTGTAAGTCGCCTTCCACAGCGAGCGAGCGCCCTGGCGCTTCACCGAGCCGGCGGCCTGACCGGCAGCGGAGGTGATGTTGTACGTCGCCGACCAGTCAATGATTTTGTTGGCTTTCAGTTGATATAACTGGCGGGTCTGGCCTTCGTCGGCGAAGATTTTGACATCTTCTTTCAGGGCCAGCGCCTTTTGCTTGACGTACAGCACGGTTTGTCCAGAGGCGTCGGTCACTTTGACCTGCGGGTTGAAAGCAATGATCTTGAACGAGAAGTTGAGTGGGTAGTTGAACATGAGGGTCTCCTATAAGTTGAATGCGCTAAGTTTAGCGAAAACGCCAATATTTGCAATCAGGAAATTTGGCTGGCAAGCTACCGCCAGCCCAGGCGACGAAGCGCGTCGAGCAACGCAAACTGCAAGCGCAGTCGGCGGCTTAAGCGACGGCCGCGGGTGAAATAGTCGTGGTTTCGTTTGCGGGTGTCGAGGTCAGCCAGCCAGTCCCAGCGCAAATCGTCTTTGCGGCACAGGCCGATCCCCCTGCCCGGCACAGCTTCGATGACGTTGGCCTCCGGCGGCCACATAGTTCGGCCAAACGAGAGGCGGCTGGCCCGGCTGAGGCGGGTTGTGAGCGCGTACTCAGCTTTGAGGTGGTGCCGGGCTTTGGTGGCATTCAAGTCAACGTCGTACTCGAAACCGCTCAAGGCATCCGTCAGCCGATTGAGCCGGTTGGGAAAGATTTCGTAGAACGAGTCGTAAACAGCAACCGAATCAGCCAAAGGTTTGAACTGATAAGTTTCCCGGAAGTATTGCAAAGGCGTTTGAAAATAGAGGGACGCCGACGAAAAATGCGAGCCGGCATCGCCGAAGCCGGTGGCCTGAGAGACGCGAGGGTAAGCATAGAATTGCCCGGTCTCGACCAGATATTTGGTCAGCGTCGGGAACCACTCGTCGGCGGCAAAGCTGAACCAGAGATCGTGCAAGTCGTCGCCAGGCGCAGGGCGCAGGTGGCCGCGCGCCTGCCACCCCTCGAACCGTTTCCATTGCGCCCGCGTCCAGGCCTGGCCTTGCGTGTAAGGAATTTGCAGAAAGAAGGCGTCACTGCCGTCGGCCAGCGGCAGGAAAGGATGATGGGTGTAGCCGTTGAACCACAAGGCGTAAAGCGAAACGCCGCCGATCCGCTCGTCGTCGTAAAAACTTAGCGCCTGAGTAGCATAATGAAAAAACATCGGCGAAACAACCAGATCGTCTTCGAGATAGATAACGGCCTCGTGTTGTTGAGTCTGCCTGCCACAAAACAAGAAGTGCTGAACAAGGCCCAAATGTTGATCGTGGCGGATGATTTCTTTTGAGCCATGCTCCCAGCGGAACGACTCAGCCGTTTCAAAGACTTGCCGATTTAATGGATCGTCGC
Coding sequences within it:
- a CDS encoding glycosyltransferase, whose product is MTPVIVVSAYNRPQALARLLASLQKAAYPAKARPRLIISIDRGDDPLNRQVFETAESFRWEHGSKEIIRHDQHLGLVQHFLFCGRQTQQHEAVIYLEDDLVVSPMFFHYATQALSFYDDERIGGVSLYALWFNGYTHHPFLPLADGSDAFFLQIPYTQGQAWTRAQWKRFEGWQARGHLRPAPGDDLHDLWFSFAADEWFPTLTKYLVETGQFYAYPRVSQATGFGDAGSHFSSASLYFQTPLQYFRETYQFKPLADSVAVYDSFYEIFPNRLNRLTDALSGFEYDVDLNATKARHHLKAEYALTTRLSRASRLSFGRTMWPPEANVIEAVPGRGIGLCRKDDLRWDWLADLDTRKRNHDYFTRGRRLSRRLRLQFALLDALRRLGWR